From Capsicum annuum cultivar UCD-10X-F1 unplaced genomic scaffold, UCD10Xv1.1 ctg81160, whole genome shotgun sequence:
NNNNNNNNNNNNNNNNNNNNNNNNNNNNNNNNNNNNNNNNNNNNNNNNNNNNNNNNNNNNNNNNNNNNNNNNNNNNNNNNNNNNNNNNNNNNNNNNNNNNNNNNNNNNNNNNNNNNNNNNNNNNNNNNNNNNNNNNNNNNNNNNNNNNNNNNNNNNNNNNNNNNNNNNNNNNNNNNNNNNNNNNNNNNNNNNNNNNNNNNNNNNNNNNNNNNNNNNNNNNNNNNNNNNNNNNNNNNNNNNNNNNNNNNNNNNNNNNNNNNNNNNNNNNNNNNNNNNNNNNNNNNNNNNNNNNNNNNNNNNNNNNNNNNNNNNNNNNNNNNNNNNNNNNNNNNNNNNNNNNNNNNNNNNNNNNNNNNNNNNNNNNNNNNNNNNNNNNNNNNNNNNNNNNNNNNNNNNNNNNNNNNNNNNNNNNNNNNNNNNNNNNNNNNNNNNNNNNNNNNNNNNNNNNNNNNNNNNNNNNNNNNNNNNNNNNNNNNNNNNNNNNNNNNNNNNNNNNNNNNNNNNNNNNNNNNNNNNNNNNNNNNNNNNNNNNNNNNNNNNNNNNNNNNNNNNNNNNNNNNNNNNNNNNNNNNNNNNNNNNNNNNNNNNNNNNNNNNNNNNNNNNNNNNNNNNNNNNNNNNNNNNNNNNNNNNNNNNNNNNNNNNNNNNNNNNNNNNNNNNNNNNNNNNNNNNNNNNNNNNNNNNNNNNNNNNNNNNNNNNNNNNNNNNNNNNNNNNNNNNNNNNNNNNNNNNNNNNNNNNNNNNNNNNNNNNNNNNNNNNNNNNNNNNNNNNNNNNNNNNNNNNNNNNNNNNNNNNNNNNNNNNNNNNNNNNNNNNNNNNNNNNNNNNNNNNNNNNNNNNNNNNNNNNNNNNNNNNNNNNNNNNNNNNNNNNNNNNNNNNNNNNNNNNNNNNNNNNNNNNNNNNNNNNNNNNNNNNNNNNNNNNNNNNNNNNNNNNNNNNNNNNNNNNNNNNNNNNNNNNNNNNNNNNNNNNNNNNNNNNNNNNNNNNNNNNNNNNNNNNNNNNNNNNNNNNNNNNNNNNNNNNNNNNNNNNNNNNNNNNNNNNNNNNNNNNNNNNNNNNNNNNNNNNNNNNNNNNNNNNNNNNNNNNNNNNNNNNNNNNNNNNNNNNNNNNNNNNNNNNNNNNNNNNNNNNNNNNNNNNNNNNNNNNNNNNNNNNNNNNNNNNNNNNNNNNNNNNNNNNNNNNNNNNNNNNNNNNNNNNNNNNNNNNNNNNNNNNNNNNNNNNNNNNNNNNNNNNNNNNNNNNNNNNNNNNNNNNNNNNNNNNNNNNNNNNNNNNNNNNNNNNNNNNNNNNNNNNNNNNNNNNNNNNNNNNNNNNNNNNNNNNNNNNNNNNNNNNNNNNNNNNNNNNNNNNNNNNNNNNNNNNNNNNNNNNNNNNNNNNNNNNNNNNNNNNNNNNNNNNNNNNNNNNNNNNNNNNNNNNNNNNNNNNNNNNNNNNNNNNNNNNNNNNNNNNNNNNNNNNNNNNNNNNNNNNNNNNNNNNNNNNNNNNNNNNNNNNNNNNNNNNNNNNNNNNNNNNNNNNNNNNNNNNNNNNNNNNNNNNNNNNNNNNNNNNNNNNNNNNNNNNNNNNNNNNNNNNNNNNNNNNNNNNNNNNNNNNNNNNNNNNNNNNNNNNNNNNNNNNNNNNNNNNNNNNNNNNNNNNNNNNNNNNNNNNNNNNNNNNNNNNNNNNNNNNNNNNNNNNNNNNNNNNNNNNNNNNNNNNNNNNNNNNNNNNNNNNNNNNNNNNNNNNNNNNNNNNNNNNNNNNNNNNNNNNNNNNNNNNNNNNNNNNNNNNNNNNNNNNNNNNNNNNNNNNNNNNNNNNNNNNNNNNNNNNNNNNNNNNNNNNNNNNNNNNNNNNNNNNNNNNNNNNNNNNNNNNNNNNNNNNNNNNNNNNNNNNNNNNNNNNNNNNNNNNNNNNNNNNNNNNNNNNNNNNNNNNNNNNNNNNNNNNNNNNNNNNNNNNNNNNNNNNNNNNNNNNNNNNNNNNNNNNNNNNNNNNNNNNNNNNNNNNNNNNNNNNNNNNNNNNNNNNNNNNNNNNNNNNNNNNNNNNNNNNNNNNNNNNNNNNNNNNNNNNNNNNNNNNNNNNNNNNNNNNNNNNNNNNNNNNNNNNNNNNNNNNNNNNNNNNNNNNNNNNNNNNNNNNNNNNNNNNNNNNNNNNNNNNNNNNNNNNNNNNNNNNNNNNNNNNNNNNNNNNNNNNNNNNNNNNNNNNNNNNNNNNNNNNNNNNNNNNNNNNNNNNNNNNNNNNNNNNNNNNNNNNNNNNNNNNNNNNNNNNNNNNNNNNNNNNNNNNNNNNNNNNNNNNNNNNNNNNNNNNNNNNNNNNNNNNNNNNNNNNNNNNNNNNNNNNNNNNNNNNNNNNNNNNNNNNNNNNNNNNNNNNNNNNNNNNNNNNNNNNNNNNNNNNNNNNNNNNNNNNNNNNNNNNNNNNNNNNNNNNNNNNNNNNNNNNNNNNNNNNNNNNNNNNNNNNNNNNNNNNNNNNNNNNNNNNNNNNNNNNNNNNNNNNNNNNNNNNNNNNNNNNNNNNNNNNNNNNNNNNNNNNNNNNNNNNNNNNNNNNNNNNNNNNNNNNNNNNNNNNNNNNNNNNNNNNNNNNNNNNNNNNNNNNNNNNNNNNNNNNNNNNNNNNNNNNNNNNNNNNNNNNNNNNNNNNNNNNNNNNNNNNNNNNNNNNNNNNNNNNNNNNNNNNNNNNNNNNNNNNNNNNNNNNNNNNNNNNNNNNNNNNNNNNNNNNNNNNNNNNNNNNNNNNNNNNNNNNNNNNNNNNNNNNNNNNNNNNNNNNNNNNNNNNNNNNNNNNNNNNNCGAGACACCTCCGATCCTTACCCTATTCAACAGGACTAAAGAGCGCCACGCTAAAATGTCACGAGGATAGTAACTTTATCAACATGAGTTGCAGTTTGGAAGTGTCGTGGCATTTCATCTCTTGCCAAAGCTCGGAATCCAGAATGCTCCTTCTCAAGTAACTGATTGGAATATAAAACCAATACTCATTTTCTGCAGCATTAATTTTGTCTTAGCATAGAAAATGAGTCCAACTAAAGCGAAGAAATGAACAATAAGTGCAGCGTCATTTCAATGCCGACCTCCAAAAGTTTTCAATAAAGAATTCTTCAGGTAGTAAAGCATgctatcacataatatttcatttttaattccaAATAAAGCTCTATAACAATAACAAGTAAATAGTATAACAATACTTGGTGTTAGTAAAATAGGgggaaagggaaaaataaaaataagagatatGACACTTGCGAACATTATAACTGCATTTATAGCTTTACTGCATAACACAATAACTACATGCTTGGAAGGAAAATAATGGCATCACAACGACTGTATAGATAGAGCAAATAAAGCAACAGGtagtaattaaaattaaaaataggaTACAAGATGACTATTAACTTAATTAGAATCTAAATATTCGTCCATGCCTAAATTGGACAGACGAGAAAACATCACTAATCTTCGAAAATAGAAAACATCTTTAGAAGCTATTTGTAATGGTTAGACCTTAACAGTTTCATGTGATTCTTCAAACTTCATACTTGGATTGCTCCAAATTCCCCAGAAACATTTTCCATCTCCGAAGAACGGGTCTCAATAAACTTTTTCTTGATAGCACACAAAACATAGTCTCTACGGTCATCATCAAACTGACGGAGAATAACATTAGAGAGTTTGTACTCCTTCATCAGCCAGTAGTGTACATCGTCTTCTCTATGCTCCTCGTTATTATAAACCATGTAACGCATCTTCTTCTTGCATCCAATAACAACTGTTGACGATGATGAATCGCGGTGAACTGATTTTCCTTCATCTTGTAGTTTCCAATTGCCAAGGTTGCTACTTTTCTTTGTGATGAAGCAGCGATAAAGACTGTAATCAGCAGCACCGCAAGGTACTCCACGACTATAAATCATCCATGGCTCTTCTTCTGAATCATAGACATCTATGTTTGTGGTTATGAATCCAGAATCATTCATTTCTTGTTTTTCCATGAATTTTTGCAAAAATGTAAGTCGTTCCATATCAGTTGGATGAAAACGGAAACCTGAACACACACCCCTCTGCTCCATGCCTCAATTTCTAGCCTTGAGGGAATTCAGGGTTTCTGAATGATAATGGTGAGCTTGAGGCAAATTAGGTTAGGATGTTTTAAGACAACATGGGCAagggtttttatagaaattataaaGAGAATACTAACGTTGTACACCCAATATGttaaaattattacaaatattggccctagttttaaattattacatCAAATGGccacttcttcttctcctccttatttaaaatcttttaacatgaaatatatatgCATGTCCAACAATTGTCCTTCATGATTTAATGAAACTTGCATGGACAAAACATGTCCCACATGCATGAGTGAGATATGCATGTGTGACACTTATTGCACTTACATTCATTTGcacaattattttatattaattaagtTGAATATTCATGAATGTTTGAAAATCCAGAATACTCTTGTTAGCCGACACAATataatctttttgagtttttcacaCGATGTCCGAAAACTCATTGGAGCATGACTAATCCTAATTTGCATCAATTAGAGCCTCTCCAGGATTGGTAATCTGAAATactccaaaaaattcaaaccaatagtagaGCCATTTACCAAGCTAATGTagagtacatcatggttcttttatcgttttatgagtaggttagatgtatattaaggcttcaaataactcccagctatcagacgaatcaaaatattcctcacCGATCTAATTCTTGAGAtagatattgccatagtcagattcaaaagagcatatttattattatacatgaaatttttgagGTCATGACCTATCAActgatatataattgaattatctttccaacaatactaattttgccttaatccgatatcagagaaaagagttattcctattttacttcagcatgtcaggctagaaatagtgtgatgacattcatggtagcttaccacatttgtgatgccctatcatgaaggtcgtcagccttaggcagaaaccagctcctaagggACAATGTttttggtagcttaccacatttgtgacgccctatcacaaaggtcatcaGCCCTAggtagaaactagctcctaagtgacgacattcgtggtagcttaccacatttatgacgccttgtcacaaatgtcatcagacttaggtagaaagcgtcaattccagctcctgtttgatgacatttttgacagattaccacatttttgacgccttgtcacaaatgttgtcagctatgattttcaacaactaggaatttatttcataagggtattttggtctttttcttcacttttaacGACTTATAAtgctaaagaggcataatttttaccatttttctttagttaaacatcttaaaaaccctctcttacactatCAACTACAAGATTTGGATTTCCATCAAACTcgtctctcaaaagcaagattcaagcctttttccaagataattgagaattaagtttcccaatccaagaactctccaataaatcatcaaggtttcctttctaaggtatgcgtagtgttcatctctGGATTCAATCctttcatagagctcaagaatcatgttttaaatattattttgtaaacttttttgtggtgatatgagtatgtacatgttgacgattgttgtttaagtttcaatgtgatgtctaaaggtgttttcatggaatatatatgtttgttaattgaaaaccatgaactttaggtgatttaatatggtgcaagtatgaaactcacttatgccttaaagaatgcatgcaaggtgttttataaaatgcttaggatgctagaaattcatgtttgtatggttctatgatgtctaaatgacaagttcatgttagctataaacttcaatatgaattctatgctttttatgtgttgctattgtggtggtatgaagcatgcaggataatggagatatacaatatgtacacgaaatatatccatgcattccctacaatatttaagatgttgaataactatatgaaatatgatatcccctacttatgatattatgaattgtggactcaaatctggTGATGAAGTTATGTTATgagtgtcagtttctttctatcgagtcctgggggtattcgtacccaaaaaacatagttgtgtgcctttatccatgtcatgttgtcatgataatctcagtcaagctataatatATAGAactaagtcagtcatgtgacttaggaaaacctcagaaacctcatgatctcagtgaACTtttagataatagtactactctatCAATCAACGACagtcagttaatctatccatgtacagttagttgaatcatgtttggtctcttcaaataggagtagaagttagcactgagtgaacccaaggatggggactcaccaacTAGTTTTAGGATATGTTTCTTAGCAGCCAtcattgtgttccagaactacttagccagtgtaggttgagacatcttagcttgtcagattagggttgatgaggtggcttaacctatcagtttagggtcccaccattctcactttgagtacctgccagataagggtcactcataactgtccttactagtggcatggAATTGACACCtttctagtcggggcagagattggaacacagcttagccgtaatggtatacatggggcatgtcagttaaatagctacctcctacagtttcaatatcagtctcagtaaaagaactcacacagttcttcagatatcagtataccaagactgttagatacagttaaatttagttatagccagatttaggactgtcagacacaattgCTCAttttatcagaactacagttccagTCATGTATCAGCATACAAATTTAGCTACCACGTActtatgatcttagttactatgtatgtatatttgtactcttatgttcatatcagtaagtcaattagcattattcatgcatgtgaaccctttttcCTTATCCTACCTCAATCGTATACGCAGTACATTTcctcgtactaacgcatttgcgctatggtgctttattttcatcttacaccataggttcaaagataCGAGCTCCAAactagcagtagcagtagcatttccagtcgcagagattcagtgagtcctcttcattcgaggaaaatatgatttgatttattcattattattttagtccGTTattagtttacggagttagttagagacatgttccttcaactcctttttcagacagtacttagaggctttcagagtcagtatttagacttatgttcagatttgattcagttttcagttattttgggtatctttcacccatatggacattatgttttgatagattctttattcagttgaatcttatggcctacatttcatgttttttgcattattacattatatatgtagtgtacaggtatagatatcagtcatgggttagcttgtggtccctcggggtcataagcaccgtgtagaattttggttcagaaaatcggtgtgttacaaacttggtatcagagcctaaggttcaatagagtcctaggaagtcttaatgtcgcatctagtagagtcatgtacatgggtgtgttgcatgccatatttatgtacaggaggctataagatattttaggagtagtttcgtttctttcagtattcatgtcgtgctagcaagcataatttcaagtcagtctctaaGTCTAATCCACTCTTAtcttattttagaaacatgcctccaaagagaagaaatcaactcctcagcccaaagatcctttggtcgaacatgtttctcatgcggagtttagagctgcattcaccacaCTTACTCAGTCAGTGGCTACCCAAAATGAAAGGCTACCAGCTTTTACGGCCAATCCAGTGGTAAATTCCGCAGCAGCTAGGATTTGGTACTTCACTTAAATGAACCCTCTattttccatgggtctaagtctgatgaagaccctaaGGAGTTCAATGACCAAGtttagaaggtcattgacatcatgggtgttacttttgttcagagtgttgagttagccgcatatcagttgcaatatgtggctcatacttggtacaaatagtagaagtccgAAAGGGTAGATGGCGCAGGTACCACTgggtgggaggaatttgtcatggctttcttagacagattcttttgCCAAGTGCTGAGGGAatccaaagttcttgagttcatcaaacTCATGCAGGGAAATTTGATGGTTatggagtattctctcagatttactcagctagctaggtatgtccctcatgtggttgcagacaatagggctaagatgagcaagttcgtgttaggggtgaatgatagcatggtgaATGATTGTAAATCTAcaatgctgaatagtgatatgatgttagctagactcatgacccatgctcaacagatagtgGAGCAGAAGGTTAATACTAGGGATAAGTAGTATAAGAGAGCAAGaacaggcagttttagttttgctcaacccaaatcagagggagaaaatcattcgcagtttcatcctaagtcagcagttccagccccttccttCGCTAGTGCCCTAGTGCCGATGTTCAGGTACGacaatagagatagagcaccaggctctaaatatTAGAGCAATTTTAGCAGTACCCGAACAaaccccctttgtcagacttatggtaagaaccacacgggtatttgcagagccggtagtgatgtctgttttggttgttgtaatccaggccacaggattatggagtgtcctcagccaggccctcagggtcagcaaaatcatttgcagctcagttcggtcgcccgaaccagcagtgtgccacttctagtgctactagtaggcaacacctaaatagaatctatgctcttcaaacccaataggattaggaaagttctcctgatatcgttactggtacgttacagattttccatgttcatgtttatgctttgctagaactAGGTGCATTcttatcttttgtcactccttacatagcaggcgatttcagaatcagtcctgaaattttagcagagcccttttcagtctctaccccagtaggtaaaaccatcatagcttggtgggtatacaggaactacccagttatgatattttagaaatccacgtaagcagatttagtggagttagagatgactaattttgatgtcattctcggcatagattagctttattcctgctatgccatagtctactacagaaataggatagttcagtttcagttcttgAATAAGCTCGTCCTATAATGGAAGGGTAGAACTTCGTCtttcaggggtcatcttgtttcctaccttcgggcaaggaaaatgatttctaaggggtgtgtgtatcctctcgtgcatgttaaggattctagttctgaatctcccagtcttgaatcagtcctagtggttaatgaatattctgACGTCTTTCCATAaaatcttctaggcattcctcccgaaagggaaatagacttcggcatagaccttctcccaaatactcagctTATTTCTactccaccatacagaatggcaccagcagaactcaaggaactaaaagattacTTGAAGGAtcacttagataagggattcattaggcctagtgtatccccatgtgGTGCGCCAACCTTATTAatgtgcaagaaagacagttctctcagaatgtgtattaattaccgtcagctcaacaaagtcacgatcaagaacaggcATCCGCCGCCTAGGATAGAccacttgtttgaccaacttcagggtgccagttatttctccaagatagacctcagatcaggctatcatcagctt
This genomic window contains:
- the LOC124895301 gene encoding NAC domain-containing protein 78-like, translating into MEQRGVCSGFRFHPTDMERLTFLQKFMEKQEMNDSGFITTNIDVYDSEEEPWMIYSRGVPCGAADYSLYRCFITKKSSNLGNWKLQDEGKSVHRDSSSSTVVIGCKKKMRYMVYNNEEHREDDVHYWLMKEYKLSNVILRQFDDDRRDYVLCAIKKKFIETRSSEMENVSGEFGAIQLLEKEHSGFRALARDEMPRHFQTATHVDKVTILVTF